Proteins encoded in a region of the Chloroflexota bacterium genome:
- a CDS encoding DUF4129 domain-containing protein, translated as MAEAPVEQSLMPQDSLWLRGILRPLMVALLATCLAIGFIAVAQAAIPGWGRGAVLPFLSLVALEAVYTTLWLAASERRDRRTFRFRFGEICLLLIAARLLTFYVKGQWPTATLLSQWLRSPLSFFDGTSFFLGILTLIVWGQSTAMMGALERMSLKPDELVVRPLSARDLDWNEIRARHPSRSMLLREFSTYWLWGGVLLALCAGLSRVELKPAVGQLIGIRHLGITPMLQGALVIYFLGGLLLISQGRLAVLRARWRYEGTDTDPELVRRWGRLGIGMLALVGLLAALLPFGSSFTMARILAAVINFMMQISYAALLLFFALFAWLLGLLGLGSEQAPAAEALRPPPEPPDIATSSLHLPDWLGGALVWLLMAVIIGYSVVAYLGGRGIRLDSRWLRRLWHWWRAWWQTWRGRTRRLGQRVRSMIALTLASVGGGGVPRWRFLSLRKLGPRERVRYFYLSTVRRASERGVPRQPSETPHEYEVDLTAHWPEIEQDLTSLTEAFVDARYSAHPLQPEDARRVQEIWRRVKAALRQRDREEGQDSKLT; from the coding sequence ATGGCCGAGGCCCCTGTGGAACAAAGCCTTATGCCCCAGGATAGCCTGTGGCTGCGAGGGATCCTCCGGCCACTCATGGTGGCCCTGCTGGCCACATGCCTGGCCATCGGGTTCATCGCCGTGGCGCAGGCGGCGATCCCCGGGTGGGGACGCGGAGCCGTGCTCCCGTTCCTCTCGCTGGTCGCTCTGGAGGCGGTATACACCACGCTGTGGCTGGCCGCATCGGAGCGGCGCGATCGACGCACCTTCCGGTTTCGATTCGGCGAGATCTGCCTTCTACTCATCGCGGCCCGGCTCCTCACCTTCTACGTCAAGGGACAATGGCCAACCGCCACGCTGCTCTCGCAATGGCTGCGCTCCCCCCTGAGCTTCTTCGATGGCACGTCGTTCTTCCTCGGGATCTTGACGCTGATCGTCTGGGGACAGAGCACCGCGATGATGGGCGCACTCGAGCGCATGTCCCTGAAGCCGGACGAACTGGTGGTCAGGCCGCTGTCCGCGCGCGACCTGGATTGGAACGAGATACGCGCGCGACATCCGTCGCGCTCCATGCTGTTGAGGGAGTTCAGCACGTACTGGCTGTGGGGAGGCGTGCTCCTGGCCTTGTGCGCGGGGCTGTCACGGGTAGAGCTGAAGCCAGCCGTCGGACAACTGATCGGCATCCGACACCTAGGGATCACACCGATGCTCCAGGGCGCCCTGGTCATCTACTTCCTGGGCGGCCTCCTGCTGATCAGCCAGGGACGCTTGGCCGTGCTGCGAGCCCGCTGGCGGTACGAGGGAACGGACACGGACCCCGAGCTCGTGCGGCGCTGGGGAAGGTTGGGCATCGGCATGCTGGCCCTTGTCGGGTTGCTGGCCGCGCTGCTGCCGTTTGGGTCCTCCTTCACGATGGCACGCATCCTGGCGGCGGTGATCAACTTCATGATGCAGATCTCGTACGCCGCTCTCCTGCTCTTCTTCGCCCTGTTCGCGTGGCTTCTGGGATTGCTGGGGCTCGGAAGCGAACAGGCCCCGGCGGCCGAGGCCCTGCGGCCCCCTCCGGAGCCCCCGGATATCGCCACCAGCAGCCTGCATCTGCCCGACTGGCTCGGCGGCGCCCTGGTCTGGCTGCTCATGGCCGTCATCATCGGCTATTCGGTGGTCGCCTATCTGGGCGGGAGAGGCATTCGCCTGGACAGCCGTTGGCTGCGTCGCCTGTGGCACTGGTGGCGCGCCTGGTGGCAAACCTGGCGAGGGCGAACGCGGCGACTCGGCCAGCGCGTTCGCTCCATGATCGCCCTCACGTTGGCATCGGTGGGCGGTGGGGGGGTGCCCCGTTGGCGTTTCCTAAGCCTGCGCAAGCTGGGGCCGCGAGAGCGGGTGCGCTATTTCTATCTCTCCACCGTGCGGCGGGCTTCCGAGCGGGGGGTTCCCCGACAACCCTCTGAGACCCCTCATGAGTATGAGGTCGATCTGACGGCTCACTGGCCCGAGATCGAACAGGATCTGACATCGCTGACGGAGGCCTTCGTCGATGCCCGTTACAGCGCGCATCCGCTTCAGCCGGAAGATGCCAGGCGGGTACAGGAGATATGGCGACGCGTGAAGGCTGCGCTGCGGCAGCGCGATCGGGAAGAGGGCCAAGACAGCAAGTTGACATAA
- a CDS encoding DUF58 domain-containing protein — protein MDIPFLIILLFALFILLRIEFIFYIIYVLFGTWIAARWWVRRVASRLEIRRAYADHAFLGDQVRVELRIENRSWLPVPWLRVSESVPLMLHSPNFVRRVVTLPAHGHATITYTLDCRQRGYYALGPASFRTGDLFGFAETQVQEPEEDHITVYPRIVPLTQLGISSQLPFGAIRTRQRLFEDPVRVSGLRDYETGDPLHRIHWKASAHAGELLVTKLDPAISLETAILLNLNAAEYEQRQAIHASEWAIIVAASIAHHLAEQRQPVGLFTNGHDPVSGRGWAAGLPPRSGRGNLIKLLEVLARIELAREARPSFAAWMREATLDLGWGTTVIAITPKGDEATCQALRCNGLA, from the coding sequence ATGGATATCCCGTTTCTCATCATCCTGCTCTTCGCCCTCTTCATCCTGCTACGCATTGAGTTCATCTTTTACATTATATATGTCCTCTTCGGGACCTGGATCGCCGCCCGGTGGTGGGTGAGGCGAGTGGCAAGCCGGCTGGAGATCCGACGCGCATACGCGGACCACGCATTCCTGGGAGATCAGGTGCGGGTCGAGCTTCGCATCGAGAACCGCAGCTGGCTGCCCGTCCCATGGCTGCGCGTCAGCGAATCGGTCCCCCTGATGTTGCATTCACCGAACTTCGTGCGTCGAGTGGTCACGCTGCCCGCGCACGGCCACGCCACCATCACATACACGTTGGATTGCCGGCAGCGAGGCTACTACGCGCTGGGGCCGGCCAGCTTTCGCACCGGCGATCTCTTCGGGTTCGCTGAGACGCAGGTCCAGGAGCCGGAAGAGGATCACATCACCGTCTATCCGCGCATCGTCCCCCTGACACAGCTGGGCATCTCCTCCCAATTGCCGTTCGGGGCGATACGAACCCGACAGCGTCTGTTCGAGGACCCCGTGCGCGTGAGCGGGTTGCGCGACTATGAGACGGGAGATCCGCTGCACCGTATCCACTGGAAGGCAAGCGCCCATGCGGGGGAGCTTCTGGTGACCAAGCTGGACCCCGCCATCTCGCTGGAAACGGCTATCCTGCTGAACCTGAACGCGGCGGAGTATGAGCAGCGACAGGCCATCCACGCCAGCGAGTGGGCCATCATCGTGGCTGCCTCCATCGCCCACCACCTGGCGGAGCAACGACAGCCGGTGGGGCTGTTCACCAACGGGCACGACCCCGTCAGCGGACGGGGATGGGCGGCGGGGCTCCCACCTCGCTCCGGGCGAGGGAACCTGATCAAGTTACTGGAGGTGCTGGCTCGCATCGAGCTGGCCCGCGAGGCGCGGCCGTCCTTCGCCGCCTGGATGCGCGAGGCCACCTTGGATCTCGGATGGGGCACGACGGTGATCGCCATCACGCCCAAGGGGGATGAGGCGACCTGCCAGGCCCTTCGCTGCAACGGGCTGGCCTGA
- a CDS encoding MoxR family ATPase produces the protein MQEVQDFAARVIENVERVIVGKRRTIEYIVVALLCEGHVLLEDVPGVGKTMLARAIAASLGVTARRLQCTPDLLPSDVIGVSVFNEKTREFEFRPGPVFSNVLLADEINRATPRTQAALLECMGERQVTVDGITYPLKRPFLVLATQNPIEYEGTFPLPEAQLDRFLLKLSLGYLDAEEESLMLLNLQRQHPIEQLESVVDGDRVPDLAQRIWDVHVDDTVRDYIVRLVQATRHHPDLALGASPRGSLGLFRGSQALAAIRGRDFVLPDDVKELAPLTLAHRCIVHPESALRGRTAVQIIEDVLEQVELDIGELR, from the coding sequence GTGCAAGAGGTCCAAGATTTCGCGGCGCGGGTGATCGAGAACGTCGAACGGGTGATCGTCGGCAAACGGCGCACGATCGAGTACATCGTCGTGGCCTTGCTGTGCGAGGGCCACGTGCTGCTGGAGGACGTCCCGGGCGTCGGCAAAACCATGCTGGCGCGGGCTATCGCCGCCTCCCTGGGGGTGACGGCCAGGCGGCTCCAATGCACCCCGGATCTGCTGCCCAGCGACGTGATCGGCGTCTCCGTCTTCAACGAGAAAACTCGCGAATTCGAATTCCGCCCCGGGCCAGTGTTCTCCAATGTCCTCCTGGCCGACGAGATCAATCGCGCGACCCCCCGCACGCAGGCAGCCCTCCTGGAGTGCATGGGCGAGCGCCAGGTCACCGTGGACGGGATCACTTATCCTCTGAAGCGCCCTTTCCTCGTCCTGGCCACCCAGAATCCCATCGAATACGAGGGCACCTTCCCCTTGCCCGAGGCACAGCTCGACCGCTTTCTGCTGAAGCTCAGCCTGGGCTATCTGGACGCAGAGGAGGAGTCCCTCATGCTCCTCAACCTGCAGCGCCAGCATCCCATCGAGCAATTGGAGTCAGTGGTGGATGGGGATCGCGTCCCGGACCTGGCTCAGCGGATCTGGGACGTTCACGTGGACGACACCGTGCGCGACTACATCGTACGGCTGGTACAGGCCACGCGCCATCACCCCGACCTGGCCCTGGGGGCCAGCCCGCGCGGGAGCCTGGGGCTGTTCCGCGGCAGCCAGGCCCTGGCGGCCATACGCGGCCGCGATTTTGTGCTGCCCGATGACGTGAAAGAGCTGGCCCCCCTGACCCTGGCACATCGCTGCATCGTCCACCCCGAGAGCGCGCTGCGAGGCCGGACGGCCGTACAGATCATCGAAGACGTCCTGGAACAGGTGGAGCTGGATATCGGGGAGCTGCGCTGA
- a CDS encoding class I SAM-dependent methyltransferase, whose translation MTGDTSQVAICDYEGSRYRAEFWEGKGREFEDRAERIALRSLLPSTGRRLVEIGAGFGRLADLYLPSFEQVILLDYSRSLLLEAREHLGGDPRVTFVAANVYQMPLCAGAVDTAVMVRVAHHLVDIPLAMQEIGRVLCAGGTLVMEYANKRHLKAIFRYLMGRQRWSPFAREPYEFVELNFDFHPAWMEERLRAAGFRIERQRAVSHLRVGWLKRLVPGTALARVDGWLQRPGAVLKLAPSVFVQARRLGQPPDGLPDAFFRCPVCGAEPLSPNPEGVPCPSCGRVWPLRDGIYDFKTPGENDPGNGGD comes from the coding sequence ATGACGGGCGACACCTCGCAAGTAGCCATCTGCGACTATGAGGGCAGCCGATATCGCGCCGAGTTCTGGGAAGGAAAGGGGCGCGAATTCGAGGACCGGGCGGAGCGGATCGCCCTGCGGAGCCTTTTGCCCTCTACCGGCCGACGTCTGGTGGAGATCGGCGCTGGCTTCGGTCGTCTGGCTGACCTCTATCTCCCCTCGTTTGAGCAGGTGATCCTGCTGGATTACTCCCGATCCCTTTTGCTAGAGGCTCGCGAGCACCTGGGCGGCGATCCTCGCGTCACCTTCGTCGCCGCCAACGTCTATCAGATGCCCCTGTGTGCTGGCGCTGTGGATACTGCCGTGATGGTCCGCGTGGCCCATCACCTGGTGGATATCCCCCTGGCGATGCAGGAGATCGGCCGTGTCCTGTGCGCTGGAGGGACCCTGGTGATGGAGTACGCGAACAAGCGGCACCTGAAGGCCATCTTTCGCTATCTGATGGGCCGCCAGCGTTGGAGCCCCTTCGCCCGCGAGCCGTACGAGTTCGTCGAGCTCAATTTCGATTTCCATCCCGCCTGGATGGAGGAGCGACTGCGCGCGGCCGGCTTTCGGATCGAGCGTCAGCGGGCGGTATCCCATCTGCGCGTCGGGTGGCTAAAGCGCCTGGTGCCGGGGACCGCGCTGGCGAGGGTCGATGGCTGGCTGCAGCGCCCGGGAGCGGTGCTGAAGCTCGCCCCCAGCGTCTTCGTGCAAGCCAGACGTCTGGGACAACCGCCTGACGGATTGCCGGATGCCTTCTTCCGTTGTCCCGTCTGTGGTGCGGAACCTTTGTCCCCTAACCCGGAGGGCGTTCCCTGTCCTTCCTGCGGCCGTGTCTGGCCCCTGCGGGATGGAATTTACGATTTCAAGACGCCCGGAGAAAATGATCCGGGGAA
- the rpsU gene encoding 30S ribosomal protein S21 gives MTVELRPGESPESLLKRFRKAVTEERILSTVRKKRWFTPKSELRRLKRKKAIRKARRAARKRAEREARR, from the coding sequence ATTACCGTCGAACTGCGACCAGGGGAATCTCCCGAGAGTCTCCTGAAAAGGTTCCGCAAAGCGGTGACTGAGGAGCGGATCCTCAGCACCGTGCGCAAGAAGCGCTGGTTCACACCGAAGAGCGAGCTTCGGCGTCTGAAACGCAAGAAAGCCATCCGCAAGGCTCGTCGGGCAGCTCGCAAGCGTGCAGAGCGAGAAGCAAGAAGATGA